The Nitrospira sp. sequence CTTTGCACGACCTTGATACTCCTTAGTCTCATCAAAAATAGCGGCCAGTTGCTCACGTTTATCCATTGTCAAAAGACAGCTAGCCGCAACGAAGATTACGTGTCCGAAAGCGAGAAAATACGGCTTTTCGTACTTCTTAGGACCCATTCTTCGCTTTTCTTCTGCGCTTAAGGTAGCGAATGCACGAAGATGGACGGCAGAAGCGACACCAACACACTGAATAGAGTTGATTATCGCAATAAATCGCCTCTGGATCGCTTCCCGCTCTGGAATAGTCAGGCCCTTATAGTCGCTTTCACCAGCCACGCAGTCGTACATCTTAAATTCAAGGAATGGCTTTCCGTACCTCTCCCTTAGCTCCTCAAGCGCTATCGTCCAACTCACCTCCAATTTCTCCCATTCACTCTGAGCAGCTACATAGGCAGAAACGCAAAACACCTGCCCGTCCGTTTCGCTTTCATCACCGTATGCACCTAAATTCAGCATTGCAGTTAGCTTATGACTGGTTCCTTGTGGATGGATGTAACACGATAGCCCGCCGAGGCTTTTCATACCGAACCTCGGCCACAGGTGTCAAGCCTAACATAATCGCCAAAAATGTCGACGCGACACGAGGAGAAGGGAGCACGGGTGGGTCGGTCGGCGACTGATGGGTTCGTGTACGCAACTTTCGGTTGTATCGCCTTGCACGCGTCCTTGCTTGAGTTCAGACTAGGTTTTCTCCGTGCCCCTTGGGTATAATCCCCCGACCATCATTCTTTTACGTTGTAGGAGATTCGTATGTCAGAGAAGGACGACAAGAAGCGCGCGCTCGACCTAGCCCTTTCCCAGATTGAGAAACAGTACGGGAAGGGAGCGATTATGAAACTTGGAGCCGAGGACAAGCACGCCGACGTGCCGGCTATTTCGACAGGGTCGTTGGGACTGGACATCGCTCTCGGGGTCGGAGGACTCCCACGTGGACGCGTGATCGAGATCTTCGGACCGGAGGCTTCCGGAAAAACCACAATGACGCTGCATTGTATCGCTGAGGTACAGAAGACGGGCGGAGTTGCCGCATTCATCGATGCGGAGCATGCGCTGGATTTGACCTATGCCAAGAAGCTTGGCGTCCAGGCCGACGATCTTCTGGTCTCCCAGCCGGACACGGGCGAGCAGGCATTGGAAATCGCCGAAACATTGGTGCGGAGCGGCGCGATCGATTTGATCGTGGTTGATTCAGTCGCGGCGTTGACCCCTCGCGCGGAGATCGAAGGCGAGATGGGCGATGCCCATATGGGCCTTCAAGCCCGGCTGATGTCGCAGGCGCTGAGAAAGCTCACCGCCGCCATTGCAAAGTCATTGACCACGGTGATCTTTATCAATCAAATCCGCATGAAGCTGGGTGTGATGTTCGGGAATCCTGAGACGACCACCGGCGGGAACGCCCTCAAGTTTTATTCGTCCGTCAGGCTTGATATTCGCCGCATTGAATCGATCAAAGAAGGTCAAGAGGTCATGGGAAGCCGTGTCCGCGTGAAAGTCGTCAAGAATAAGATGGCGCCGCCGTTCCGCCAGGCGGAGTTCGATATCATGTTTGCGGAAGGTATTTCCAAGACCGGCGAATTGGTGGACATGGGGGTGGATAAGAAGATTATCGAAAAATCAGGCGCCTGGTATTCCTACAAAGGCGAACGCATCGGTCAAGGCCGCGACTCCGCTCGGGAATTCCTGAAGAATAATGCTCCTGCGGCTCGAGAGGTCGAAGCAAAACTTCGTGACCTAGCCGGAGTGCCGGGCCGAAGTGAGA is a genomic window containing:
- a CDS encoding DUF3800 domain-containing protein; translated protein: MKSLGGLSCYIHPQGTSHKLTAMLNLGAYGDESETDGQVFCVSAYVAAQSEWEKLEVSWTIALEELRERYGKPFLEFKMYDCVAGESDYKGLTIPEREAIQRRFIAIINSIQCVGVASAVHLRAFATLSAEEKRRMGPKKYEKPYFLAFGHVIFVAASCLLTMDKREQLAAIFDETKEYQGRAKELWSDLKRQPETITLVPIAPRMGTITHADSKRFPGLQAADILAHEARLHFIHVVFNAVPSTDRWQWKAINERLAINMHPIGLKDLRMIYRLPEP
- the recA gene encoding recombinase RecA, producing MSEKDDKKRALDLALSQIEKQYGKGAIMKLGAEDKHADVPAISTGSLGLDIALGVGGLPRGRVIEIFGPEASGKTTMTLHCIAEVQKTGGVAAFIDAEHALDLTYAKKLGVQADDLLVSQPDTGEQALEIAETLVRSGAIDLIVVDSVAALTPRAEIEGEMGDAHMGLQARLMSQALRKLTAAIAKSLTTVIFINQIRMKLGVMFGNPETTTGGNALKFYSSVRLDIRRIESIKEGQEVMGSRVRVKVVKNKMAPPFRQAEFDIMFAEGISKTGELVDMGVDKKIIEKSGAWYSYKGERIGQGRDSAREFLKNNAPAAREVEAKLRDLAGVPGRSEKKAEAKEEKPAARSDEKRAHR